The proteins below are encoded in one region of Hordeum vulgare subsp. vulgare chromosome 3H, MorexV3_pseudomolecules_assembly, whole genome shotgun sequence:
- the LOC123439727 gene encoding receptor-like serine/threonine-protein kinase At1g78530, with product MSTTLIALYITVCSVLFIISKMLISFLCYKKWARKKRIIETSLTGGKLVIFRSAAMQSLSAKAFMRMIMGLSSKDIIGSGGYGTVYMLRLDEKSAFAIKRLSRGSAEMDRGFERELDTMGDIKHRNIVPLCGYYAAPHFNLLIYELMPNGSLDTILHGKEEKKQALLDWPVRYKIALGVARGLSYLHHDCIPHVIHRDIKSSNILLDHNMEARVSDFGLATLMKPNESHVTTVVAGTFGYLAPEYFETGRATTKGDVYSYGVVLLELLTGKRPTDESFLENGTRLVTWVKETMEEKREEHAVDGALASFPVEEVKFVFTVAEKCLESDPRDRPTMVQVAKMLEQAKLA from the exons ATGTCTACTACGTTGATCGCGCTCTACATTACAGTCTGCTCTGTTCTGTTCATCATATCCAAGATGCTCATCTCGTTCCTGTGCTACAAGAAGTGGGCTCGCAAGAAAAGGATCATCGAGACCAGCCTCACAG GTGGCAAGTTGGTGATCTTCCGGTCGGCGGCGATGCAGTCGCTGAGCGCAAAGGCGTTCATGAGGATGATCATGGGGCTGTCGAGCAAGGACATCATCGGCTCCGGCGGGTACGGGACGGTGTACATGCTGAGGCTGGACGAGAAGTCGGCGTTCGCGATCAAGAGGCTGAGCAGGGGGAGCGCGGAGATGGACCGCGGGTTCGAGCGGGAGCTGGACACCATGGGCGACATCAAGCACAGGAACATCGTCCCTCTCTGCGGCTACTACGCGGCGCCTCACTTCAACCTCCTCATCTACGAGCTCATGCCCAACGGCAGCCTGGACACCATCCTCCACGGcaaggaagagaagaagcaggCCCTCCTGGACTGGCCGGTGAGGTACAAAATCGCGCTGGGCGTGGCGCGGGGGCTCTCCTACCTCCACCACGACTGCATACCGCACGTGATCCACCGCGACATCAAGTCCAGCAACATACTCCTCGACCACAACATGGAGGCCAGGGTGTCGGACTTCGGCCTCGCCACGCTCATGAAGCCCAACGAGAGCCACGTCACCACCGTCGTTGCCGGCACCTTCGGCTACCTCGCCCCAG AGTACTTCGAGACAGGGAGGGCGACGACCAAAGGCGATGTGTACAGCTACGGCGTCGTATTGCTTGAGCTTCTCACGGGGAAGAGGCCGACGGATGAGTCGTTCCTCGAAAACGGCACGCGGCTGGTGACCTGG GTCAAGGAGACGAtggaggagaagagagaggagcacGCCGTCGACGGTGCTCTGGCCTCTTTTCCGGTGGAGGAAGTCAAGTTCGTGTTTACCGTGGCGGAGAAGTGCCTGGAATCTGACCCCCGCGATAGGCCAACCATGGTGCAAGTCGCCAAGATGCTTGAGCAGGCGAAGCTGGCATAG